In Pseudopipra pipra isolate bDixPip1 chromosome 5, bDixPip1.hap1, whole genome shotgun sequence, the following proteins share a genomic window:
- the ING3 gene encoding inhibitor of growth protein 3 isoform X4, translating into MDQLEQRVNEFFMNAKKNKPEWREEQMTSIKKDYYKALEDADEKVQLANQIYDLVDRHLRKLDQELAKFKMELEADNAGITEILERRSLELDTPSQPVNNHHAHSHTPVEKRKHNPSSHHSTTDHVPEKKFKSEALLSTLTSDASKENTPGCRNSNSSSSSNNAYNTNSSQPLASYNLGSLSSGSGAGAITMAAAQAVQATAQMKEGRRTSSLKASYEAFKNNDFQLGREFSLSRDSAGYSSSALASTLTQTLSSSTTDSRSGRKSKNNNKSSSQQSSSSSSSSSLSSCSSSSALAQELSQQTAVIPESDSNSQVDWTYDPNEPRYCICNQVSYGEMVGCDNQDCPIEWFHYGCVGLTEAPKGKWYCPQCTAAMKRRGSRHK; encoded by the exons ATGGATCAGCTTGAGCAGAGGGTAAATGAATTTTTTATGAAcgcaaagaaaaacaaacctgaatGGAGAGAAGAACAAATGACATCAATCAAAAAA GATTATTATAAGGCTTTGGAAGATGCAGATGAAAAAGTGCAACTGGCTAATCAAATATATGATCTG GTGGACCGTCATTTGAGAAAATTGGACCAGGAACTCGCTAAATTTAAAATGGAACTTGAAGCAGATAATGCTGGAATCACAGAAATATTAGAGAGAC GGTCTCTGGAGCTGGATACACCATCACAACCTGTGAATAACCATCACGCCCATTCTCATACTCCAGTAGAGA AAAGGAAACACAATCCATCTTCTCACCACAGTACAACAGATCATGTTCCTGAAAAGAAGTTTAAATCTGAAGCTCTTCTATCTACCCTGACTTCAGATGCTTCTAAAGAAAATACACCAG GGTGTCGAAACAGTAATTCATCATCCTCTTCAAACAATGCATACAATACAAACTCTTCTCAACCATTGGCATCATATAACCTGGGCTCATTATCTTCAGGATCCGGGGCCGGTGCAATTACCATGGCAGCAGCTCAAGCAGTGCAAGCCACGGCACAG ATGAAGGAGGGAAGACGAACATCCAGTCTAAAAGCCAGCTACgaagcatttaaaaacaatgaTTTTCAGCTTGGAAGAGAATTTTCATTGTCCAGAGATTCAGCTGGATATTCGTCATCAGCTCTGGCATCCACGTTAACACAGACATTAAGTTCATCAACCACAGATTCACGAAGTGGCAGAAAAAGCAA aaacaacaacaaatccTCAAGTCAGCAGTCCTCgtcatcttcttcttcttcctctctatCATCATGTTCTTCTTCATCTGCACTAGCACAAGAACTGTCTCAGCAAACAGCAGTAATACCAGAGTCTGATTCTAATAGCCAGGTTGACTGGACCTATGATCCAAATGAGCCACGTTACTGCATTTGTAATCAG gTGTCCTATGGTGAAATGGTAGGCTGTGATAACCAAGAT TGTCCTATTGAGTGGTTCCACTATGGATGTGTTGGACTGACAGAAGCACCAAAAGGGAAATGGTACTGTCCACAGTGTACAGCTGCAATGAAGAGAAGAGGCAGTAGACATAAATAA
- the ING3 gene encoding inhibitor of growth protein 3 isoform X3: MLYLEDYLEMIEQLPMDLRDRFTEMREMDLQVQNAMDQLEQRVNEFFMNAKKNKPEWREEQMTSIKKDYYKALEDADEKVQLANQIYDLVDRHLRKLDQELAKFKMELEADNAGITEILERRSLELDTPSQPVNNHHAHSHTPVEKRKHNPSSHHSTTDHVPEKKFKSEALLSTLTSDASKENTPGSGAGAITMAAAQAVQATAQMKEGRRTSSLKASYEAFKNNDFQLGREFSLSRDSAGYSSSALASTLTQTLSSSTTDSRSGRKSKNNNKSSSQQSSSSSSSSSLSSCSSSSALAQELSQQTAVIPESDSNSQVDWTYDPNEPRYCICNQVSYGEMVGCDNQDCPIEWFHYGCVGLTEAPKGKWYCPQCTAAMKRRGSRHK, from the exons ATGCTGTACCTGGAGGACTATCTGGAGA TGATCGAGCAGCTTCCCATGGATCTGCGCGACAGGTTCACCGAGATGCGCGAGATGGACCTGCAGGTGCAGA ATGCAATGGATCAGCTTGAGCAGAGGGTAAATGAATTTTTTATGAAcgcaaagaaaaacaaacctgaatGGAGAGAAGAACAAATGACATCAATCAAAAAA GATTATTATAAGGCTTTGGAAGATGCAGATGAAAAAGTGCAACTGGCTAATCAAATATATGATCTG GTGGACCGTCATTTGAGAAAATTGGACCAGGAACTCGCTAAATTTAAAATGGAACTTGAAGCAGATAATGCTGGAATCACAGAAATATTAGAGAGAC GGTCTCTGGAGCTGGATACACCATCACAACCTGTGAATAACCATCACGCCCATTCTCATACTCCAGTAGAGA AAAGGAAACACAATCCATCTTCTCACCACAGTACAACAGATCATGTTCCTGAAAAGAAGTTTAAATCTGAAGCTCTTCTATCTACCCTGACTTCAGATGCTTCTAAAGAAAATACACCAG GATCCGGGGCCGGTGCAATTACCATGGCAGCAGCTCAAGCAGTGCAAGCCACGGCACAG ATGAAGGAGGGAAGACGAACATCCAGTCTAAAAGCCAGCTACgaagcatttaaaaacaatgaTTTTCAGCTTGGAAGAGAATTTTCATTGTCCAGAGATTCAGCTGGATATTCGTCATCAGCTCTGGCATCCACGTTAACACAGACATTAAGTTCATCAACCACAGATTCACGAAGTGGCAGAAAAAGCAA aaacaacaacaaatccTCAAGTCAGCAGTCCTCgtcatcttcttcttcttcctctctatCATCATGTTCTTCTTCATCTGCACTAGCACAAGAACTGTCTCAGCAAACAGCAGTAATACCAGAGTCTGATTCTAATAGCCAGGTTGACTGGACCTATGATCCAAATGAGCCACGTTACTGCATTTGTAATCAG gTGTCCTATGGTGAAATGGTAGGCTGTGATAACCAAGAT TGTCCTATTGAGTGGTTCCACTATGGATGTGTTGGACTGACAGAAGCACCAAAAGGGAAATGGTACTGTCCACAGTGTACAGCTGCAATGAAGAGAAGAGGCAGTAGACATAAATAA
- the ING3 gene encoding inhibitor of growth protein 3 isoform X2, producing MLYLEDYLEMIEQLPMDLRDRFTEMREMDLQVQNAMDQLEQRVNEFFMNAKKNKPEWREEQMTSIKKDYYKALEDADEKVQLANQIYDLVDRHLRKLDQELAKFKMELEADNAGITEILERRSLELDTPSQPVNNHHAHSHTPVEKRKHNPSSHHSTTDHVPEKKFKSEALLSTLTSDASKENTPGCRNSNSSSSSNNAYNTNSSQPLASYNLGSLSSGSGAGAITMAAAQAVQATAQMKEGRRTSSLKASYEAFKNNDFQLGREFSLSRDSAGYSSSALASTLTQTLSSSTTDSRSGRKSKNNNKSSSQQSSSSSSSSSLSSCSSSSALAQELSQQTAVIPESDSNSQVDWTYDPNEPRYCICNQVSYGEMVGCDNQDCPIEWFHYGCVGLTEAPKGKWYCPQCTAAMKRRGSRHK from the exons ATGCTGTACCTGGAGGACTATCTGGAGA TGATCGAGCAGCTTCCCATGGATCTGCGCGACAGGTTCACCGAGATGCGCGAGATGGACCTGCAGGTGCAGA ATGCAATGGATCAGCTTGAGCAGAGGGTAAATGAATTTTTTATGAAcgcaaagaaaaacaaacctgaatGGAGAGAAGAACAAATGACATCAATCAAAAAA GATTATTATAAGGCTTTGGAAGATGCAGATGAAAAAGTGCAACTGGCTAATCAAATATATGATCTG GTGGACCGTCATTTGAGAAAATTGGACCAGGAACTCGCTAAATTTAAAATGGAACTTGAAGCAGATAATGCTGGAATCACAGAAATATTAGAGAGAC GGTCTCTGGAGCTGGATACACCATCACAACCTGTGAATAACCATCACGCCCATTCTCATACTCCAGTAGAGA AAAGGAAACACAATCCATCTTCTCACCACAGTACAACAGATCATGTTCCTGAAAAGAAGTTTAAATCTGAAGCTCTTCTATCTACCCTGACTTCAGATGCTTCTAAAGAAAATACACCAG GGTGTCGAAACAGTAATTCATCATCCTCTTCAAACAATGCATACAATACAAACTCTTCTCAACCATTGGCATCATATAACCTGGGCTCATTATCTTCAGGATCCGGGGCCGGTGCAATTACCATGGCAGCAGCTCAAGCAGTGCAAGCCACGGCACAG ATGAAGGAGGGAAGACGAACATCCAGTCTAAAAGCCAGCTACgaagcatttaaaaacaatgaTTTTCAGCTTGGAAGAGAATTTTCATTGTCCAGAGATTCAGCTGGATATTCGTCATCAGCTCTGGCATCCACGTTAACACAGACATTAAGTTCATCAACCACAGATTCACGAAGTGGCAGAAAAAGCAA aaacaacaacaaatccTCAAGTCAGCAGTCCTCgtcatcttcttcttcttcctctctatCATCATGTTCTTCTTCATCTGCACTAGCACAAGAACTGTCTCAGCAAACAGCAGTAATACCAGAGTCTGATTCTAATAGCCAGGTTGACTGGACCTATGATCCAAATGAGCCACGTTACTGCATTTGTAATCAG gTGTCCTATGGTGAAATGGTAGGCTGTGATAACCAAGAT TGTCCTATTGAGTGGTTCCACTATGGATGTGTTGGACTGACAGAAGCACCAAAAGGGAAATGGTACTGTCCACAGTGTACAGCTGCAATGAAGAGAAGAGGCAGTAGACATAAATAA
- the ING3 gene encoding inhibitor of growth protein 3 isoform X5 has protein sequence MDQLEQRVNEFFMNAKKNKPEWREEQMTSIKKDYYKALEDADEKVQLANQIYDLVDRHLRKLDQELAKFKMELEADNAGITEILERRSLELDTPSQPVNNHHAHSHTPVEKRKHNPSSHHSTTDHVPEKKFKSEALLSTLTSDASKENTPGSGAGAITMAAAQAVQATAQMKEGRRTSSLKASYEAFKNNDFQLGREFSLSRDSAGYSSSALASTLTQTLSSSTTDSRSGRKSKNNNKSSSQQSSSSSSSSSLSSCSSSSALAQELSQQTAVIPESDSNSQVDWTYDPNEPRYCICNQVSYGEMVGCDNQDCPIEWFHYGCVGLTEAPKGKWYCPQCTAAMKRRGSRHK, from the exons ATGGATCAGCTTGAGCAGAGGGTAAATGAATTTTTTATGAAcgcaaagaaaaacaaacctgaatGGAGAGAAGAACAAATGACATCAATCAAAAAA GATTATTATAAGGCTTTGGAAGATGCAGATGAAAAAGTGCAACTGGCTAATCAAATATATGATCTG GTGGACCGTCATTTGAGAAAATTGGACCAGGAACTCGCTAAATTTAAAATGGAACTTGAAGCAGATAATGCTGGAATCACAGAAATATTAGAGAGAC GGTCTCTGGAGCTGGATACACCATCACAACCTGTGAATAACCATCACGCCCATTCTCATACTCCAGTAGAGA AAAGGAAACACAATCCATCTTCTCACCACAGTACAACAGATCATGTTCCTGAAAAGAAGTTTAAATCTGAAGCTCTTCTATCTACCCTGACTTCAGATGCTTCTAAAGAAAATACACCAG GATCCGGGGCCGGTGCAATTACCATGGCAGCAGCTCAAGCAGTGCAAGCCACGGCACAG ATGAAGGAGGGAAGACGAACATCCAGTCTAAAAGCCAGCTACgaagcatttaaaaacaatgaTTTTCAGCTTGGAAGAGAATTTTCATTGTCCAGAGATTCAGCTGGATATTCGTCATCAGCTCTGGCATCCACGTTAACACAGACATTAAGTTCATCAACCACAGATTCACGAAGTGGCAGAAAAAGCAA aaacaacaacaaatccTCAAGTCAGCAGTCCTCgtcatcttcttcttcttcctctctatCATCATGTTCTTCTTCATCTGCACTAGCACAAGAACTGTCTCAGCAAACAGCAGTAATACCAGAGTCTGATTCTAATAGCCAGGTTGACTGGACCTATGATCCAAATGAGCCACGTTACTGCATTTGTAATCAG gTGTCCTATGGTGAAATGGTAGGCTGTGATAACCAAGAT TGTCCTATTGAGTGGTTCCACTATGGATGTGTTGGACTGACAGAAGCACCAAAAGGGAAATGGTACTGTCCACAGTGTACAGCTGCAATGAAGAGAAGAGGCAGTAGACATAAATAA
- the ING3 gene encoding inhibitor of growth protein 3 isoform X1 — translation MLFSLSRGAGVVGGGAILEGTSPRSRSAPGRGPGRRHAVPGGLSGDDRAASHGSARQVHRDARDGPADAMDQLEQRVNEFFMNAKKNKPEWREEQMTSIKKDYYKALEDADEKVQLANQIYDLVDRHLRKLDQELAKFKMELEADNAGITEILERRSLELDTPSQPVNNHHAHSHTPVEKRKHNPSSHHSTTDHVPEKKFKSEALLSTLTSDASKENTPGCRNSNSSSSSNNAYNTNSSQPLASYNLGSLSSGSGAGAITMAAAQAVQATAQMKEGRRTSSLKASYEAFKNNDFQLGREFSLSRDSAGYSSSALASTLTQTLSSSTTDSRSGRKSKNNNKSSSQQSSSSSSSSSLSSCSSSSALAQELSQQTAVIPESDSNSQVDWTYDPNEPRYCICNQVSYGEMVGCDNQDCPIEWFHYGCVGLTEAPKGKWYCPQCTAAMKRRGSRHK, via the exons ATGTTGTTTTCGCTGAGTCGAGGCGCGGGTGTTGTTGGCGGCGGCGCCATATTGGAAGGGACGAGCCCCCGCTCTCGATCAGCCCCTGGGCGCGGGCCCGGCCGCCGCCATGCTGTACCTGGAGGACTATCTGGAGA TGATCGAGCAGCTTCCCATGGATCTGCGCGACAGGTTCACCGAGATGCGCGAGATGGACCTGCAG ATGCAATGGATCAGCTTGAGCAGAGGGTAAATGAATTTTTTATGAAcgcaaagaaaaacaaacctgaatGGAGAGAAGAACAAATGACATCAATCAAAAAA GATTATTATAAGGCTTTGGAAGATGCAGATGAAAAAGTGCAACTGGCTAATCAAATATATGATCTG GTGGACCGTCATTTGAGAAAATTGGACCAGGAACTCGCTAAATTTAAAATGGAACTTGAAGCAGATAATGCTGGAATCACAGAAATATTAGAGAGAC GGTCTCTGGAGCTGGATACACCATCACAACCTGTGAATAACCATCACGCCCATTCTCATACTCCAGTAGAGA AAAGGAAACACAATCCATCTTCTCACCACAGTACAACAGATCATGTTCCTGAAAAGAAGTTTAAATCTGAAGCTCTTCTATCTACCCTGACTTCAGATGCTTCTAAAGAAAATACACCAG GGTGTCGAAACAGTAATTCATCATCCTCTTCAAACAATGCATACAATACAAACTCTTCTCAACCATTGGCATCATATAACCTGGGCTCATTATCTTCAGGATCCGGGGCCGGTGCAATTACCATGGCAGCAGCTCAAGCAGTGCAAGCCACGGCACAG ATGAAGGAGGGAAGACGAACATCCAGTCTAAAAGCCAGCTACgaagcatttaaaaacaatgaTTTTCAGCTTGGAAGAGAATTTTCATTGTCCAGAGATTCAGCTGGATATTCGTCATCAGCTCTGGCATCCACGTTAACACAGACATTAAGTTCATCAACCACAGATTCACGAAGTGGCAGAAAAAGCAA aaacaacaacaaatccTCAAGTCAGCAGTCCTCgtcatcttcttcttcttcctctctatCATCATGTTCTTCTTCATCTGCACTAGCACAAGAACTGTCTCAGCAAACAGCAGTAATACCAGAGTCTGATTCTAATAGCCAGGTTGACTGGACCTATGATCCAAATGAGCCACGTTACTGCATTTGTAATCAG gTGTCCTATGGTGAAATGGTAGGCTGTGATAACCAAGAT TGTCCTATTGAGTGGTTCCACTATGGATGTGTTGGACTGACAGAAGCACCAAAAGGGAAATGGTACTGTCCACAGTGTACAGCTGCAATGAAGAGAAGAGGCAGTAGACATAAATAA